The window AATCTCTTTCCGGGCGTTACAAATCGGAAAGGAATGTTTCCAAGCCCACCGAAGAAATAATGAATATAGAAGGAGATTTAATTAATGAAAGCTGTTACTTTTCAAGGTGTTAAAAATGTTCAAGTAAAAAACGTGAAAGACCCAAGCATCCAAAAAGCGGATGATATCATTGTTAAACTGACTACTACTGCAATTTGCGGATCAGACTTACACTTAATTCATGGGATGATCCCAAACCTTGGCGAGGATTATGTTATTGGACATGAACCTATGGGAATTGTAGAAGAAGTCGGTAAGGATGTAACGAAAGTTAAAAAAGGGGATCGCGTTATAATCCCATTTAATATAGCATGTGGTCAATGTTGGTACTGTAATCATGAATTAGAAAGTCAATGTGACAATGCGAATGAAAATGGAGAAATGGGTGCATATTTTGGCTACTCAGACACGACGGGAGGATTCCCAGGTGGTCAAGCTGAATTTATGCGAGTTCCATATGCTAATTTTACCCCTTTTAAGATTCCAGAAAACAGTGAAGTAGCGGATGAAAGTTTAGTGCTACTTGCAGATGCTGCGTCTACAGCATTTTGGAGTGTAGACAATGCGGGAGTGAAAGCAGGGGATACGGTCGTAATTTTAGGATGCGGTCCAGTTGGTCTGTTAGCACAAAAATTCGCTTGGTTAAAAGGTGCAAAAAGAGTTATTGCAGTTGATTACGTTGGTTATCGTTTAAAACATGCAAAACGTACGAATAACGTGGAGATTGTTAACTTTGAAGATCATGAAAATTGTGGTGAATATTTAAAAGAAATAACACAGGGGGGAGCAGATGTAGTCATTGACTGCGTAGGAATGAGTGGAAAAATGACTCCACTGGAATTTCTTGCATCTGGTCTGAAATTACAAGGAGGAGCAATGGGAGCTCTAGTAATTGCAAGTCAAGCAGTTCGCAAAGGTGGAACAATTCAAATTACAGGAGTTTACGGGGCACGTTATAATGCATTCCCATTAGGTGACATCTTCCAAAGAAATGTGAATATTAGGACAGGTCAAGCTCCAGTTATTCACTACATGCAGCATATATATAATTTAATTGCAGAAGGTAAGGTTGATCCAAGTGATATTGTCACTCATGTACTTCCTTTAGATCAAGCTAAGCATGGATATGAAGTATTTGACACCAAAATGGAAGACTGTATAAAAGTTGTACTAAAACCGTAAATATAGAGGGTTAGTTTTCGAGCATCTCTTATGAGGTGCTTTTTTTATTTGTCCAAAATTTACTTGTTGTAAAATCAAACGAATGTTCGTATAATAAAAAGCTAAAGGAGGGAACAAGTGTGCGTATGAATTTAATGAAATGTATGAAACGTAATCAGATGGTTGAGTTAATGTATATGGATTCAAAGGGTAATATAAGCCAAAGGCGAGTGAAAGTCCTGAGGATTCAAGGTGATACATTCCAGGGGTTTTGTTTTAAACGGAATGCCAAACGTACTTTTATCATTGAAAATGTACTCGCATTTGTTCCCATAATACATAAGGAGCGTGCTGTGGTATGAATTTATTATCAGGTGCAGAATTTGAAAAACAGTTTAGAGAAGTTTACGATTCAGCTAAATACCTTGATCGTGGTTCTAAAAAATGGGTAGCAATGATGTTACCAGAGCATGTGAAAATGATTCGTGAGTACGCAGTGGAAATCAAAAGAGACGAACGTCCTGATTTGAACGAATGGGATCTAGAAGCCATACAGGAGTGTTTGGATTTATCTATGTTACAAAAAGCTGATACTATAATAAAATTGTGGAGGGATGGTCAGTTTTACTACAACAGAGGAACGATTGAGAGTATCGATATCCAAAGAAGAACATTAGAAATGCAAGATCCTTTTTATTTGTTATCAATCAGATTAGATAGTTGATGTAACTATTATGGATTAAGGTTGTGAAATGATGGATAGAACTGAAGAACTGTTTAATGAAATGCTTGATAAATATGATTCAGAATTAATACTAGGTGCATTGGATCAAATGTCAAGAATGAGTTGATTGCTTTAGGTAAGGTATGTGAAATCATGAATAGAGCAGAA is drawn from Psychrobacillus sp. INOP01 and contains these coding sequences:
- a CDS encoding zinc-dependent alcohol dehydrogenase; the protein is MKAVTFQGVKNVQVKNVKDPSIQKADDIIVKLTTTAICGSDLHLIHGMIPNLGEDYVIGHEPMGIVEEVGKDVTKVKKGDRVIIPFNIACGQCWYCNHELESQCDNANENGEMGAYFGYSDTTGGFPGGQAEFMRVPYANFTPFKIPENSEVADESLVLLADAASTAFWSVDNAGVKAGDTVVILGCGPVGLLAQKFAWLKGAKRVIAVDYVGYRLKHAKRTNNVEIVNFEDHENCGEYLKEITQGGADVVIDCVGMSGKMTPLEFLASGLKLQGGAMGALVIASQAVRKGGTIQITGVYGARYNAFPLGDIFQRNVNIRTGQAPVIHYMQHIYNLIAEGKVDPSDIVTHVLPLDQAKHGYEVFDTKMEDCIKVVLKP
- a CDS encoding YolD-like family protein yields the protein MNLLSGAEFEKQFREVYDSAKYLDRGSKKWVAMMLPEHVKMIREYAVEIKRDERPDLNEWDLEAIQECLDLSMLQKADTIIKLWRDGQFYYNRGTIESIDIQRRTLEMQDPFYLLSIRLDS